The nucleotide sequence TAAAAATATCGACCACGGTTTGAATGCAAACTGCCGAAGTAACCATGCGCTAACTCATCGGCCAAAGGTGGCTGTTCATCAGTGATATTTCTGACGCCTAAACGCAGCTTACTATTATCAAGGAAATGAGCCCCTTTAAAGCGATAATCAGCATAAAGGTTAATGGTTTCAAAGTTGTCGACGGGCAGCTTAATGACCTCATCATTGTCATCGGTATAGGTGGTACTTGTATCAATCACATCACTGATATAGTTGTAACTTACCCCTGCACCGATTTGATCTAAACGCCAATTAATTTCAGCTCTTCCACGCCACTCAGGGCGGCCATTTTCTTTGATTAGGTCACCCGCACCCGCTACGGTTCTATCAGCAGGAACCGCTGGATTACCCGCCTCCTGCGCCGCAATCAGCTCAGCTGAAATGGGGTCTGCATCCTGATAAAACTTAATCAGATGAGCCACATTAGCTGAGAAATCCCATTCACCGATATCCGTTTCGAGTGAATATAGGAAACTGAAATCAACACCTTCAATATCACGAATGTTCAGGTTTAAATAATCGTTATTGATCTGTATCACTTCCATGGTGCTGTCATCACGGATCACCGCAGGATTTGATGATCCTTGACTGCGAAGTAGTGAGTCATAGAGCAGATGAGACGAGCCAGGTAAGATACCGACAATGTTCTTCTGCTCTATCTGCCAGTAATCTGCCGTAAAGGTAAAATTACTGGTTGGGTTAAACACAAAACCAATTGAGCTATTCACCGACTCTTCTGGTTTTAGATCGGTGGAGCCGCTGCGAATATCGATGATGCCATAAGTCTCATCCAATATAGGATCATAGAGTCCATTACTTCTTGGCACCCCTTCGGCACTCACTTGTGGCAGACCTGGCGCTCTAAATCCACCAGCATAAGAAGCACGAATACTTAACCAATCAATCGGTTCCCAGTAAAGCGCTACTTTAGGTTTAGCGGCCGAGCCCACATCGGAGAAATGTTCATAACGTCCAGCTATCTGTAACTCGATGTATTGTGAATAAGAATCCAATAGCGGGATTAACAGCTCAGCATAAACTGAGGCAACGTTTCTTGCGGCATCTGAGTTTGGCGTATGACTTGAACCCAAAACATCGCTGCCAGAAAGTTCTTCGCCGGTGACCGAGTCAATAAAAGGGTTACTGCCATTTAACAGAGGATCACGAATATCTTCAAAGGTTTCTCTGCGGTATTCCACACCCATCGCAAGCCCTATATCACCTGAAGGCAAGCTCCAGAGTTGACCGTTACTCACCTTAAAGTCCACCGACGCTAAGCTCGTTTTCCCGTCACGTTGCACATCAACCATAAACTGATCGATCACCCCTTGAGGGTTTAACGTTCCATCCCCTGCATTGAGATTATTGATATCCCCGCCGTTAAAGATATTGTAAGCAAGATCAGGATTGGTACTGTTTACCGCGGCTTGAAATTTACTTGCCTGCACACGATTAGCAATATCGTTAGTTTCAGCTGCTGTATAGAACATCGCACTGTTCCAGTCCCAGTCACCAAAGTTGCCATCAAAACCTGCCAGAATACGGTAACTGGTATTTTCCACATGAATCATTCTCGGCCCTGCATCTATCGGACGATAACGTCGAACGTCCACATCCTCTCCAAACGGGTTGTAGTAGGCATTCTCATCGATGGTAAATCTCTGAGCCGTTAAGTTACCAGCCTGCTCACGGGTTCGTTCTGAATTAGCCTTGTAATAAGTAACTTCTGAAAAGAACTCCAGAGAATCACTTAACTCATGGGTTGCGTAACCATAGAAGTTGAGTCTATCGACATCTGAAACCAAAGAGCGGGTGGTACCACGATCGAAACGCAACTCTCTTGATAGGCTGCCTTTATCGGCGCAGATCCCATTGCCTAGATCCTGAACACATCCATCCATGCTGTCGGGCTGAATGTGAAAAGTTTTTAACGAACCACTTCTAAACTCCCCCCAAGGAGTTGTGGTGGTACGGTTATCAAGCTGAGTATCACCAATAAAGCCTGCGGGCAGTGTAGGATACTCACGTAGATCATGGCTTTTGGCATAATCTCGCTCAGATGCCATCATGCCTTCTCTGTCAAAATAACTTAATGAGCCAGTAAGGTGGGTCTTGCCTTCGTTAAGTGATACCCCGCCTAAATAGCTTACTGTTCCTTCCCGCAAAGAGGTGCCTTCAGAACCCCCATAGGAGAAAGAAACTTTATGTCCTTCATAGTCATCTTTTAATTTATAGTTAACCACGCCAGCAACGGCATCTGAGCCATAAATAGCAGCGGCACCATCACGCAACACCTCTACTGAACGCAAACCAGAAATAGGAAGTGCGTTTGAGTTAACCGTTGTGACTGGCACAAAGTTTTCGGTCTGAGTGCCTGGATGAGTAACAACACGACGACCATTGAGCAAGGTTAAGGTATTGCCAGTCCCTAGCCCCCTAAGGTTGATCGACGCCACATCTCCGCGGGCATCATTAACGCCACCATTACCAGTTGACGCGCCAAAATTAACCTCCCCCATCTGCGGAATTTGGCGTAAAAGGTCATCGCCTGACATCGCCATTGTGTTTTCAATATCTTCCTCTGTCAGTGTGGTCACAGGGAGTGAGCCACTGTCGACAGCACGTTTAATGTTGGAGCCAACCACACTCACACGTTCAATCGATTTCTCCGCAGTCTGTTTATCTTCTTCCTCAGCAGCTAGCGCATTTGCCGCTAATGCACTGCATAGGCAGGCACTTAAATAACTTAATTTCAGTCCAACACCATAGCTCTTCTTATTATTGTTCATTTAGCTTTTCCCTTCCTATTTTACCTAGCTCACTTCATACCGGCTTTATCTGTTATTTCCTGACACTTACACTGAATAAACTCAGATAACATTACAAATACCAGTTGCTAACCATGGTATAACCTTAGGTTATACTTTTGTAGCGAAATAAGTCGAGAAATGTTAATTTAACTCAGTAAACTTGATCTCAATAATTAAAAATATAAAAGAGACGATGATGAGAAAAAACCAGACAACAGCACTTTTTATGCTGATATTTGGCCTGCTTGCAGGTATTTTTTGCCACCACTATATCGATAAGCAGTGGTTAGAAAGAGCTGTTAGCTATGAACTTTATTCGAACCTCGATGATCAACTCGCTTATAAATTTAAAGGCAAGGAGATACTCGTAGGAGAACTGACTCCCTATCAACTCTCCCCTTTATCCCAAGAAAATCTAGATAAGCTTGAAGCTGAGCCGAGTATTGAACAACAGTGGGTACAGGACTCTCAAGGATCAATACGCCTACTCAAACCTGCATTTCACTTTGGGATCTGGTCGCTACTGCCCGCTTTCATTACGGTCTGTTTATGCTTACTGACCCGTGAACCGCTAGTATCACTATTGACTGGCATCATAGTGGGGGCGTTTATGTTGGGACAATTCGATGTCGTCGATAAAGTCCTCATTCCAAACTTAGCCAGCGAAGGTACGGCGAGCTTATTACTGCTCTATCTGTGGCTACTGGGAGGACTGTTAGGGATCTGGACCAAGACTGGCGCGGCACAAGCCTTTGCTGATTATATGGCCAAGCATTTTGTTAAAGGGCCTAAAAGTGCCAAATTAGTCACTTGGTTTCTTGGAGTGCTCTTTTTTCAAGGTGGTACCATGAGTACCGTGCTTGTTGGCACAACGGTACGACCTTTAGCTGACAAAGCCAAAGTGAGTCACGAAGAGATGAGCTACATTGTTGACTCTACCGCCTCTCCCATCGCCGCAGTGCTCGCTTTTAATGCCTGGCCCGCTTATGTTCAAGCACTCATTTTTGTACCAGGTGTGACCTTTCTTGCGACTGAATCGGATAGGTTGAGTTTCTTTTTTAGCAGCATCCCCTTTAGTTTTTACGGTATTTTTGCCGTCATAGGCACCCTACTACTCAGCTTAAACATCACCAAGTTTTCGGGTAAACGCATTCAACAAGCTCACCAAAGAGCAGCAACAACAGGCGAGCTTGATGCACCTGGCGCTAGGCCTTTGAGCGCCAAAGAGCTACAAGCAGTTGCAGTACCAGCCAATTATCGACCCAATATGCTGGAGTTTGTTGTCCCTCTAGTCTGTCTAATTGGTATCGCGATAGGCACTTTTGTTGCATTAGGCTCACCTAAAGTTAACTGGGCATTCACCGCTGCACTGTTACTTTCTAGCGGTATCGCGTTGTTCAAGGGAATGAGCTTGAACGATCTCATTGATGGCTTTGGCACAGGACTTAAAGGCGTCGTACTCGCTTCAGTGATTTTAATGTTAGCGGTGATCATCGGCAGCATTAGTAAGCAAATTGGTGGCGGTCTGTACCTAGTGTCACTGTTGGCCGAGCAATTACCCTATTGGCTGGTACCATTGACCTTACAGCTGATCACCATGCTCATCGCTTTCTCTACTGGTACCAGTTGGGGAACTTACGCTATCGCATTTCCCCTAGCGATGCCGCTGGCATGGGAAATATCTCAAGTTCAAGGGTTGGCTAACCCAGAGCTTTATTTAATGGTCTGCTTTGCCACAGTATTAAATGGCAGTATCTATGGCGATCAATGCTCCCCAATCTCAGATACTACCGTATTGAGCGCCATGACGACTGGCTGCGATCTTATGGACCATGTAAAATCCCAAATCGTCCCCGCGTCACTTGCGGCCGCGATGGCTGCAATCCTTTGGACTGCTTTGGTGTACTTCTTTGTTTAAGGCAAAGGGGGATTTATTCAATTATAAAGAGGTAAATACATGAGACTGAGACACATAGAGATATTTCACGCCATCTATACCACTGGCTCTATCACCAATGCAGCAAAAATTCTGCATGTGTCTCAACCCTCAGTCAGTAAAGTGCTGTCACACGCCGAGCTGCAGTTGGGGTTTCAGCTCTTCAACCGAGTAAAAGGGCGATTGACGCCCACCGAGGAAGCAAAAATATTGTTCGACGATGTTGATAAGATCTATCAACAATTGAGATCGATTAAAAACACCGCTAACAATATTAAAAAGTCAGAGTTTGGTAGTATCAAAATTGGGCTTACACCAGCACTCGGTTTTGACAGTATTCCAGCCGCTGTGGCCAACTTTCATCGTGACCACCCGGCAGTGAATATTCAGTTGCAGACTATTCACAATGAATCAGTGATGCACACCTTGCTCGAAAGAAAGTGCGATCTTGCCATTGTCTTCTCCCCGGATAAACAACCCGGCCTCAATGAGATAGAGCTGGCGCGTTCAGAACTCACCATCGTTTACCCCAAGGCACTGTTTCCACACTGTCCCACTAAACTGTCCTTCGCAGAGCTGAGCAAACATGAATTTATCGACATTGGGGATAGTGGCCCACTTGGGGATCTACTCTGGACTCGAATGCTTGAAGAAAATGTCAACATAACCCCGAATATTAGAGTTCAAACCTACTTCATTGCAGCCAGAATTGTGGCACAAAATATTGGCCTATGTGTGGTCGATAAATTTACTGCCCTTGGCAATTTATCCCCAAATACAGCAATGGCTTCATTCGACCCACCATTAGAGTTTAGTATCAGTGCGTTACACTTAGAGAACAGCAATTTATCTTCCGCTAACAAAGCGTTTTTAAATTATTTAACCAGTGTAATATCATAGCGTTACCACAACCTATAACCTTAAGTTATAGTCATGATAACTCTTTCAAATTTATCCAGATTATAGATCCGCTAAGCTGTAATTAATAACAATTACACTTAATAACAAGGGTCATCATCCCATGATAAAAGCTCCCTATCTCCTCTTTATCGGCGATGCAACAGACAAACTATCGATCAAAATGGCACAAGGCGCTGTCGACTGGAGTCCAGAGCAGTGCTTAGGCGAACTCAGCGTTACAGGCTGCACCGTCACAACCGGCCTACCACAAATGACCATAGCTCAAGCTGCAACAATGGGGGCTAAATCGTTTGTGTTAGGCTTTGCCAATAGCGGTGGCGTACTCGACGCCAAATGGCACGAAGTGATTAAGCAGGCACTCGAACAAGGGTTAGATATTGTCAGTGGATTACATGAAAAGTTAGCCAATATTGAAGTATTAGCTCAACTTGCAGATAACTTAGGCAGGCAACTTATCGATATCCGCCACCCCCAGCAATCATTTAAAACTGGCACTGGCGAAAAACGCAATGGTAAACGCTTACTTACCGTGGGAACGGACTGCTCAGTAGGAAAGATGTACACCTCTCTTGCCTTAGAAAAAGAGATGAGAGCCCAACAACTTGATGTTGACTTTAGGGCCACGGGTCAATGCGGGATCCTGATAAAAGGTCAGGGAGTGGCTATCGACTGTGTCGTATCTGACTTTATCTCTGGTGCAACGGAATCATTATCCCCCGATAACAGGAGTGAACATTGGGATATTATTGAGGGACAAGGCTCGCTATCACACCCTGCATTTGCCGGTGTCAGCTTAGGCTTACTCCATGGATCACAGCCCGATGCAATCGTAATTTGTCATGCCCTTAATCGCAGCCATATGCGTGGACTGCCTAATAGTCAGTTCCCCTCAATAGCTGACACCATCAACTTAAACTTACAGGCCGCTAGGCTCACTAACCCCAATGTTTATGTCGCTGGTATCGCAATAAACACCTCAAGTGTCACTATCGATAAGGGGCAAGAGATCTGCCGTGCTATCGGCCAAGAGTTCGGCTTAGCCTGCGCTGATCCTCTGCGTGATGGTGTTGCAAGTATCGTTAATCATTTACAACAACCCCCACCTAAGGTAACGACGGCTAATGATGGCTCGCTGAAAAATCACCCAGCAGAAATAACAGACATGGCGAAAAGAGCATGATCAGTTCAACTAAACTGCTCCACTTCTACGGAGAGGATTTTGAGCTACTCGCCGTTCAACAGTCAATTCCTCTTAAACAGGTATTTAGAATTGCTCGCGGTGCAAAAAACACCGCACAAGTGATTGTGGTCATCGTTAAATACCAAGGACTTATCGGATGGGGCGAGTCAGTCCCCTATCGTCGATATGGTGAAACTGTTGCGAGCGCCATATTGGCCATCAAAGCCGTCTGTACTCATGCTAAACAGTTCACAGAACTTGCCGACGCTATCTCAACCCATAGCCAAGGCGCTGCGCAAAATGCACTGGACTGTGCCTATTTAGATCTCCAAGCTAAAATAACCGGTAAAACAGCAAATGTTCGCTTTAATCTGCCAAACACACGAGCAGTGATAACAGCCCAAACCTTGAGCATAGACACCCCAGAGGCAATGGCCGAAGCAGCTAGACTGTTAATAAAGTCGCCACTCATTAAGGTTAAACTCGACAATATCGACATTATTGACAAGATGACTGCTATCCACAATATGGCTCCCCATAGCCAGTTTATTGTGGACGCGAATGAGGCGTGGTCTATCGAAGATCTACGACAATGTGCAGAGGAACTCGCTGCGCTAAACGTGGTACTGATTGAACAACCCTTACCCGCTGGAAATGATGAAGCACTCACAGGCTTAAATATCGATATTGCGCTGT is from Shewanella sp. MTB7 and encodes:
- a CDS encoding TonB-dependent receptor domain-containing protein, whose amino-acid sequence is MNNNKKSYGVGLKLSYLSACLCSALAANALAAEEEDKQTAEKSIERVSVVGSNIKRAVDSGSLPVTTLTEEDIENTMAMSGDDLLRQIPQMGEVNFGASTGNGGVNDARGDVASINLRGLGTGNTLTLLNGRRVVTHPGTQTENFVPVTTVNSNALPISGLRSVEVLRDGAAAIYGSDAVAGVVNYKLKDDYEGHKVSFSYGGSEGTSLREGTVSYLGGVSLNEGKTHLTGSLSYFDREGMMASERDYAKSHDLREYPTLPAGFIGDTQLDNRTTTTPWGEFRSGSLKTFHIQPDSMDGCVQDLGNGICADKGSLSRELRFDRGTTRSLVSDVDRLNFYGYATHELSDSLEFFSEVTYYKANSERTREQAGNLTAQRFTIDENAYYNPFGEDVDVRRYRPIDAGPRMIHVENTSYRILAGFDGNFGDWDWNSAMFYTAAETNDIANRVQASKFQAAVNSTNPDLAYNIFNGGDINNLNAGDGTLNPQGVIDQFMVDVQRDGKTSLASVDFKVSNGQLWSLPSGDIGLAMGVEYRRETFEDIRDPLLNGSNPFIDSVTGEELSGSDVLGSSHTPNSDAARNVASVYAELLIPLLDSYSQYIELQIAGRYEHFSDVGSAAKPKVALYWEPIDWLSIRASYAGGFRAPGLPQVSAEGVPRSNGLYDPILDETYGIIDIRSGSTDLKPEESVNSSIGFVFNPTSNFTFTADYWQIEQKNIVGILPGSSHLLYDSLLRSQGSSNPAVIRDDSTMEVIQINNDYLNLNIRDIEGVDFSFLYSLETDIGEWDFSANVAHLIKFYQDADPISAELIAAQEAGNPAVPADRTVAGAGDLIKENGRPEWRGRAEINWRLDQIGAGVSYNYISDVIDTSTTYTDDNDEVIKLPVDNFETINLYADYRFKGAHFLDNSKLRLGVRNITDEQPPLADELAHGYFGSLHSNRGRYFYMSFSKSF
- a CDS encoding Na+/H+ antiporter NhaC family protein, which encodes MMRKNQTTALFMLIFGLLAGIFCHHYIDKQWLERAVSYELYSNLDDQLAYKFKGKEILVGELTPYQLSPLSQENLDKLEAEPSIEQQWVQDSQGSIRLLKPAFHFGIWSLLPAFITVCLCLLTREPLVSLLTGIIVGAFMLGQFDVVDKVLIPNLASEGTASLLLLYLWLLGGLLGIWTKTGAAQAFADYMAKHFVKGPKSAKLVTWFLGVLFFQGGTMSTVLVGTTVRPLADKAKVSHEEMSYIVDSTASPIAAVLAFNAWPAYVQALIFVPGVTFLATESDRLSFFFSSIPFSFYGIFAVIGTLLLSLNITKFSGKRIQQAHQRAATTGELDAPGARPLSAKELQAVAVPANYRPNMLEFVVPLVCLIGIAIGTFVALGSPKVNWAFTAALLLSSGIALFKGMSLNDLIDGFGTGLKGVVLASVILMLAVIIGSISKQIGGGLYLVSLLAEQLPYWLVPLTLQLITMLIAFSTGTSWGTYAIAFPLAMPLAWEISQVQGLANPELYLMVCFATVLNGSIYGDQCSPISDTTVLSAMTTGCDLMDHVKSQIVPASLAAAMAAILWTALVYFFV
- a CDS encoding LysR family transcriptional regulator; amino-acid sequence: MRLRHIEIFHAIYTTGSITNAAKILHVSQPSVSKVLSHAELQLGFQLFNRVKGRLTPTEEAKILFDDVDKIYQQLRSIKNTANNIKKSEFGSIKIGLTPALGFDSIPAAVANFHRDHPAVNIQLQTIHNESVMHTLLERKCDLAIVFSPDKQPGLNEIELARSELTIVYPKALFPHCPTKLSFAELSKHEFIDIGDSGPLGDLLWTRMLEENVNITPNIRVQTYFIAARIVAQNIGLCVVDKFTALGNLSPNTAMASFDPPLEFSISALHLENSNLSSANKAFLNYLTSVIS
- the dgcN gene encoding N-acetyltransferase DgcN codes for the protein MIKAPYLLFIGDATDKLSIKMAQGAVDWSPEQCLGELSVTGCTVTTGLPQMTIAQAATMGAKSFVLGFANSGGVLDAKWHEVIKQALEQGLDIVSGLHEKLANIEVLAQLADNLGRQLIDIRHPQQSFKTGTGEKRNGKRLLTVGTDCSVGKMYTSLALEKEMRAQQLDVDFRATGQCGILIKGQGVAIDCVVSDFISGATESLSPDNRSEHWDIIEGQGSLSHPAFAGVSLGLLHGSQPDAIVICHALNRSHMRGLPNSQFPSIADTINLNLQAARLTNPNVYVAGIAINTSSVTIDKGQEICRAIGQEFGLACADPLRDGVASIVNHLQQPPPKVTTANDGSLKNHPAEITDMAKRA
- a CDS encoding dipeptide epimerase, translating into MISSTKLLHFYGEDFELLAVQQSIPLKQVFRIARGAKNTAQVIVVIVKYQGLIGWGESVPYRRYGETVASAILAIKAVCTHAKQFTELADAISTHSQGAAQNALDCAYLDLQAKITGKTANVRFNLPNTRAVITAQTLSIDTPEAMAEAARLLIKSPLIKVKLDNIDIIDKMTAIHNMAPHSQFIVDANEAWSIEDLRQCAEELAALNVVLIEQPLPAGNDEALTGLNIDIALCADESCHTVKDLPFLSGKYDVVNIKLDKTGGLTEAVTLAAQAKLMGFDIMLGCMVGSSLAMAPAFLLSPFAKYIDLDGPLLVKEDRLVSFEIDNGLMQPFNEQLWGGVNPEINIEANQLLEL